The following proteins are encoded in a genomic region of Methylibium petroleiphilum PM1:
- a CDS encoding VWA domain-containing protein: protein MNRVVRVGRWLVRQGRRADLVLTLALLLLVAAVALPPFMLQRATFHYLVAFDITQSMNVEDVERDGAPLSRLAYARSAMRDALREMPCGSKIGWAVFADYRVMPLLLPVEVCSHYEELLASLDRIDGRMRWANASNIGKGMSWTIRTARAIDPNTRVVFFTDGQESPPLRDGAELPPIQDITPGEVGGWLIGVGGDLPARIPRTDRDGNPAGYWAATDVVQRSGAQAAQSHEHLSELREPHLQSLAKLMGFGYRRLAAPDVLGQAMRDPAFAQPEPVPTDLRWLPAALALALLAWRFLPDRRPRRSAPL, encoded by the coding sequence TTGAACCGCGTCGTGCGGGTCGGCCGCTGGCTGGTCCGCCAGGGCCGGCGTGCGGACCTCGTGCTCACGCTCGCGTTGCTGCTGCTGGTGGCCGCGGTGGCGTTGCCGCCCTTCATGCTGCAGCGGGCGACCTTCCACTACCTGGTTGCCTTCGACATCACTCAGAGCATGAACGTGGAGGACGTGGAGCGCGACGGCGCCCCCCTGAGCCGCCTGGCCTATGCCCGCTCGGCGATGCGCGACGCGCTGCGCGAGATGCCCTGCGGCTCGAAGATCGGCTGGGCCGTGTTCGCCGACTACCGCGTGATGCCGCTGCTGCTGCCGGTGGAGGTGTGCAGCCACTACGAGGAGCTGCTCGCCTCGCTGGACCGCATCGACGGCCGCATGCGCTGGGCCAATGCCAGCAACATCGGCAAGGGCATGAGCTGGACCATCCGCACCGCGCGGGCGATCGATCCGAACACGCGCGTGGTGTTCTTCACCGACGGCCAGGAGTCGCCGCCGCTGCGCGACGGCGCCGAGCTGCCGCCGATCCAGGACATCACGCCCGGCGAGGTGGGCGGCTGGCTGATCGGCGTGGGCGGCGACCTGCCGGCGCGCATCCCGCGCACCGACCGCGACGGCAACCCGGCCGGCTACTGGGCCGCGACCGACGTGGTGCAGCGCAGCGGCGCGCAGGCGGCGCAGAGCCACGAGCACCTGTCGGAACTGCGCGAGCCGCACCTGCAGTCGCTCGCCAAGCTGATGGGCTTCGGCTACCGGCGCCTGGCCGCGCCCGACGTGCTGGGCCAGGCGATGCGCGACCCCGCCTTCGCCCAGCCCGAGCCCGTGCCGACCGACCTGCGGTGGCTGCCGGCCGCGCTGGCGCTGGCGCTGCTGGCGTGGCGCTTCCTGCCCGACCGGCGACCGCGCCGCAGCGCACCGCTGTAG
- the folC gene encoding bifunctional tetrahydrofolate synthase/dihydrofolate synthase codes for MLAPLRADAAPALRVRRPRQGADLAAWLAHADALHAQTIDMGLERVVKVRDALGLKPGFPLITVAGTNGKGSTCALLASVLGAAGYRVGVYSSPHLLRYNERVRIDGAPVGDAALCAAYARVEGARGHTPLTPFEFGTLAAMCVFAEADLDAAVLEVGLGGRLDAVNAFDADCAIVTSIGIDHVEYLGPTRESIAVEKSGVFRAGRPAICADPEPPATIAQEARRLGARLLQSGRDYRVRRDPGDTWTLSRRSGELGGLPLPALAGDVQLHNAGACLMALETLARTLPVDAAQIHRGLRQVQLIGRFQRWRRHPGAPEVLLDVAHNPHAAQRLALTLTQHPVPGRTLAVFAMLRDKDIAGTAQALRDGVDAWFVAGIAERRGASAADMAAALDAAQVQRTVHLSASPLDAYRDALASAGPDDRVLVCGSFSTVAAVLRELEAEATAGS; via the coding sequence ATGCTGGCCCCCCTGCGCGCCGACGCCGCGCCCGCACTGCGTGTGCGCCGCCCGCGCCAGGGCGCCGACCTCGCCGCCTGGCTGGCCCACGCCGATGCGCTGCACGCGCAGACCATCGACATGGGGCTGGAGCGCGTCGTCAAGGTGCGCGACGCTCTGGGCCTGAAGCCCGGCTTCCCGCTGATCACCGTGGCCGGCACCAACGGCAAGGGCTCGACCTGCGCGCTGCTCGCGTCGGTGCTGGGCGCCGCGGGCTACCGCGTCGGCGTCTACAGCTCGCCGCACCTGCTGCGCTACAACGAGCGCGTGCGCATCGATGGCGCACCGGTCGGCGACGCGGCGCTGTGCGCGGCCTATGCGCGGGTCGAGGGCGCGCGCGGCCACACGCCGCTCACGCCCTTCGAGTTCGGCACGCTGGCGGCGATGTGCGTGTTCGCCGAGGCCGACCTCGACGCCGCGGTGCTGGAGGTGGGGCTGGGCGGCCGGCTCGACGCGGTGAACGCCTTCGACGCCGACTGCGCCATCGTCACCAGCATCGGCATCGACCACGTCGAATACCTCGGCCCGACGCGCGAGAGCATCGCGGTCGAGAAGTCCGGCGTGTTCCGCGCCGGCCGGCCGGCGATCTGCGCCGACCCCGAGCCGCCGGCCACGATCGCGCAGGAGGCCCGGCGCCTCGGCGCTCGCCTGCTGCAGAGCGGGCGCGACTATCGGGTGCGCCGCGACCCCGGTGACACCTGGACCCTGAGCCGCCGCAGCGGCGAACTCGGCGGCCTGCCGCTGCCGGCGCTGGCCGGCGACGTGCAACTGCACAACGCCGGCGCCTGCCTGATGGCACTGGAGACACTGGCCCGCACCCTGCCGGTGGACGCCGCGCAGATCCACCGCGGCCTGCGGCAGGTGCAGCTGATCGGTCGCTTCCAGCGCTGGCGGCGCCACCCCGGTGCCCCCGAGGTGCTGCTCGACGTGGCGCACAACCCGCATGCCGCGCAGCGGCTGGCGCTGACGCTGACCCAGCACCCGGTGCCGGGCCGCACGCTCGCGGTGTTCGCGATGCTGCGCGACAAGGACATCGCCGGCACCGCGCAGGCGCTGCGCGACGGCGTCGACGCCTGGTTCGTCGCCGGCATCGCCGAACGGCGCGGCGCCTCGGCCGCCGACATGGCCGCGGCGCTGGACGCCGCTCAGGTGCAGCGCACGGTGCACCTGAGCGCGTCGCCGCTCGACGCCTACCGGGACGCGCTGGCCTCGGCCGGCCCGGACGACCGCGTGCTGGTGTGCGGCTCGTTCTCGACCGTGGCCGCGGTGCTGCGCGAGCTCGAGGCGGAGGCGACGGCGGGCAGTTGA
- a CDS encoding PepSY-associated TM helix domain-containing protein, translating to MSDAIPAEAAAATSESALYRRVWRWHFYAGLVCLPFLALLATTGALYLFKDPIESLLYARLRVVEAGPAPGLAASALVDRALAAEPGVAVRFVAPARPGRSAEVGIRTAEGIVAVYLDPADGRELGRLRDDDRLMEVVKRLHSLAIAGPVANHWIEIVAGWALVLVVSGVFLWWPRGRSGGVCTVRERPAQRLWWRDVHAVTGIVAAVAIVFLAVTGMPWSAFWGQQFGRLSAERGLGVPKHVWGPAPPSAVPPLAGLQAVPWAVGQVPPPRSSEPPRPAGEPHHGEHGGGAHVAPATPATEALQADGLGLDHALQILARMGVPAGTPVRLPDGPRGAYTAMHFPGDIREVRVVHLDRYSGAVLADIRYADYGIVGRATEWGISLHTGRQFGWINQLVMLAACLAIVVLAVSAVVMWWKRRPHGRLAAPPRKAGDRAAVGAIAVALLLGLIYPLLGASMLVALVVDALVPAGWRKRYGL from the coding sequence ATGAGCGACGCGATCCCCGCGGAGGCTGCTGCCGCCACCTCCGAGTCCGCGCTGTACCGGCGCGTCTGGCGCTGGCACTTCTACGCCGGGCTGGTCTGCCTGCCCTTCCTGGCGTTGCTGGCGACGACCGGCGCGCTGTACCTGTTCAAGGACCCGATCGAGTCGCTGCTCTATGCACGGCTGCGCGTCGTCGAAGCCGGGCCCGCGCCGGGGCTGGCAGCGTCCGCACTGGTCGACAGGGCCCTCGCGGCCGAACCCGGCGTGGCGGTGCGCTTCGTCGCGCCGGCCCGGCCAGGCCGCAGCGCCGAGGTGGGCATCCGCACGGCCGAGGGCATCGTCGCGGTCTACCTCGACCCGGCCGACGGCCGGGAACTGGGCAGGCTGCGCGACGACGACCGGCTGATGGAGGTCGTCAAGCGCCTCCACTCGCTGGCGATCGCCGGCCCGGTGGCCAACCACTGGATCGAGATCGTGGCCGGCTGGGCGCTGGTGCTCGTCGTATCCGGCGTGTTCCTGTGGTGGCCGCGCGGGCGCTCGGGCGGTGTCTGCACCGTGCGCGAGCGCCCGGCGCAGCGCCTCTGGTGGCGCGACGTGCACGCGGTGACCGGGATCGTCGCCGCCGTGGCGATCGTGTTCCTGGCCGTGACGGGCATGCCGTGGTCGGCGTTCTGGGGGCAGCAATTCGGTCGCCTGAGCGCCGAACGGGGCCTGGGCGTGCCGAAGCACGTGTGGGGGCCGGCACCGCCGTCCGCGGTGCCCCCGCTGGCCGGCCTGCAGGCGGTGCCCTGGGCCGTGGGTCAGGTGCCGCCGCCGCGTTCGTCGGAGCCGCCTCGCCCTGCCGGCGAGCCGCATCACGGCGAGCACGGCGGCGGAGCTCACGTCGCGCCAGCGACGCCGGCGACGGAGGCCCTGCAGGCCGACGGCCTGGGGCTGGACCACGCGCTGCAGATCCTGGCGCGGATGGGCGTGCCGGCCGGCACGCCGGTGCGCCTGCCCGACGGTCCGCGCGGTGCCTATACCGCGATGCACTTCCCGGGTGACATCCGGGAGGTGCGCGTGGTCCATCTCGACCGCTACTCGGGCGCCGTGCTCGCCGACATCCGCTACGCCGACTACGGCATCGTCGGCCGCGCGACCGAGTGGGGCATCAGCCTCCACACCGGGCGCCAGTTCGGCTGGATCAACCAGCTCGTGATGCTGGCCGCCTGCCTGGCCATCGTGGTGCTGGCGGTCTCGGCCGTGGTGATGTGGTGGAAGCGCCGCCCGCACGGCCGGCTGGCGGCGCCGCCGCGCAAGGCGGGCGACCGGGCGGCCGTCGGCGCGATCGCGGTCGCGCTGCTGCTCGGACTGATCTATCCGCTGCTCGGGGCGTCGATGCTCGTCGCGCTGGTCGTCGATGCCCTCGTGCCCGCGGGCTGGCGAAAGCGCTACGGCTTGTAG
- a CDS encoding TonB-dependent receptor family protein, whose translation MLSRSPAVLSALVLGPCAIAQAQSPQEAQLPPIVITAERETDQVRKALTAEQAVTPGAVTLVDGEALRQRNVTSLADMLRYVPGLWAASGSTGDSSFLSSRGSNLDATNYDGNGIKLLQDGLPVTAADGNNHNRDVDPLSARYAIVARGANALTYGASTLGGAIDFITPTARDGAPNELLLNGGSHGQRQARITLGTVAGAFDALVTAEGKRSDGYRDHHRQERSGLYANAGWQLGDAVRTRFYATAIDNDQQLPGALTRDEWRANPRQAQAAALAGDYQYNVKTWRLANKTTWDIDANSSLTAGLSYEEQQLYHPIVYAPPFFSLLIDTEQRNLGGTLRYQRRIGEHDLLVGLNAGLTTVKGGNYGYEPGGAATLSTQVDNRADSLELFVMDRWQFAADWTAVYGAQAVSSRREIRNTTVSSGALRNPEDGYHSINPRVGLIHQLAPTVQLFANLSRLYEAPTLYELEDDVRGDQSTLEAMKGTVLEVGTRGTHDAGRSQWHWDVAVYYARLRDEILSRAPVPGVSLSTNVDGTVHAGVEALLGASLAIDDAGAHRVEPLLNLTVNHFRFKGDADYGNNRLPAAPTYAVRGELLYRHASGFFAGPTFDLVGRRYADFANTYTVDRYTLWGLRAGLTRDHWELYAEARNLADRNYVSLFSVQDRAESNAAILTPGEPRSVYVGARFKF comes from the coding sequence ATGCTTTCAAGATCACCCGCAGTCCTGTCTGCTCTCGTCCTCGGCCCGTGCGCGATCGCGCAGGCCCAGAGCCCGCAAGAGGCGCAACTGCCGCCCATCGTCATCACTGCCGAGCGAGAGACCGATCAGGTCAGGAAGGCACTGACGGCAGAGCAGGCCGTCACACCTGGCGCCGTGACGCTGGTCGACGGCGAAGCCCTGCGCCAGCGCAACGTCACCAGCCTGGCCGACATGCTGCGCTACGTGCCCGGCCTATGGGCTGCCAGCGGCAGCACCGGCGACTCGTCCTTCCTGTCCAGCCGCGGCTCCAACCTCGACGCCACCAACTACGACGGCAACGGCATCAAGCTGCTGCAGGACGGCCTGCCGGTGACCGCCGCCGACGGCAACAACCACAACCGCGACGTCGACCCGCTGTCGGCGCGCTACGCCATCGTGGCGCGCGGCGCGAACGCGCTCACCTATGGCGCCAGCACGCTCGGCGGTGCGATCGACTTCATCACGCCCACGGCGCGCGACGGAGCACCGAACGAGCTGCTGCTCAACGGCGGCAGCCACGGCCAGCGGCAGGCCCGCATCACGCTGGGCACGGTGGCCGGCGCCTTCGATGCTCTGGTCACCGCCGAGGGCAAGCGCAGCGACGGTTATCGTGATCACCACCGCCAGGAGCGCAGCGGCCTCTACGCCAATGCCGGCTGGCAGCTCGGCGATGCCGTGCGGACGCGCTTCTACGCCACCGCGATCGACAACGACCAGCAGTTGCCGGGCGCGCTGACGCGCGACGAATGGCGAGCGAACCCGCGCCAGGCCCAGGCCGCCGCGCTGGCCGGCGACTACCAGTACAACGTGAAGACCTGGCGCCTCGCCAACAAGACGACGTGGGACATCGACGCGAACAGCAGCCTCACGGCCGGCCTGTCGTACGAGGAGCAGCAGCTCTACCACCCGATCGTCTACGCGCCGCCGTTCTTCAGCCTGTTGATCGACACCGAGCAGCGCAACCTCGGCGGCACGCTGCGCTACCAGCGTCGCATCGGCGAACACGACCTGCTGGTCGGCCTGAACGCGGGCCTCACCACCGTGAAGGGCGGGAACTACGGATACGAGCCCGGCGGCGCCGCGACGCTGTCGACGCAGGTGGACAACCGGGCCGACAGCCTGGAGCTGTTCGTGATGGACCGCTGGCAGTTCGCGGCGGACTGGACCGCGGTCTACGGCGCGCAGGCCGTGTCGTCCCGCCGCGAGATCCGCAATACCACGGTGTCCAGTGGTGCCCTGCGCAACCCGGAAGACGGCTACCACAGCATCAACCCGCGGGTGGGCCTGATCCACCAGCTGGCACCCACCGTCCAGTTGTTCGCCAACCTGAGCCGCCTGTACGAGGCGCCCACGCTCTACGAACTGGAGGACGACGTGCGCGGCGACCAGTCGACGCTGGAGGCGATGAAGGGCACCGTGCTGGAGGTCGGCACGCGCGGCACGCACGACGCGGGCCGCAGCCAATGGCACTGGGACGTCGCCGTCTACTACGCACGGCTGCGCGACGAGATCCTGTCGCGCGCCCCGGTGCCCGGCGTCAGTCTGTCGACCAACGTCGACGGCACGGTCCACGCCGGCGTCGAGGCCCTGCTGGGCGCCAGCCTGGCGATCGACGACGCCGGTGCCCACCGCGTCGAGCCGCTGCTCAACCTGACGGTCAACCACTTCCGCTTCAAGGGCGATGCCGACTACGGCAACAACCGGCTGCCAGCCGCGCCGACCTATGCGGTGCGCGGCGAACTGCTCTACCGCCATGCGAGCGGCTTCTTCGCCGGGCCCACCTTCGATCTCGTGGGGCGCCGGTACGCGGACTTCGCCAACACCTACACGGTCGACCGCTACACCCTGTGGGGCCTGCGCGCCGGCCTGACCCGCGATCACTGGGAGCTCTACGCCGAGGCTCGCAACCTCGCCGACCGGAACTACGTCTCGCTGTTCAGCGTGCAGGACAGGGCGGAATCCAACGCGGCCATCCTCACGCCCGGCGAGCCCCGCTCGGTGTACGTCGGTGCGCGCTTCAAGTTCTGA
- a CDS encoding OsmC family protein has translation MIEKNASVHWEGRGKEGQGQVSTETGALQAYPYGFGSRFEDDRRGSNPEELLGAAHAACFTMAFSFACDKAGFATTAVDTRAAVRLAKQGEGFVIDRIALQLDAAVPGIDEAMFQQLAQSAKENCPLSKALASVPSITLVATLRR, from the coding sequence ATGATCGAGAAGAACGCCAGCGTCCATTGGGAAGGCCGGGGCAAGGAAGGCCAGGGCCAGGTCAGCACCGAGACCGGTGCGCTGCAGGCCTACCCCTACGGCTTCGGCAGCCGTTTCGAGGACGACCGCCGCGGCAGCAACCCGGAGGAACTGCTCGGCGCGGCGCACGCGGCCTGCTTCACGATGGCGTTCTCGTTCGCCTGCGACAAGGCCGGCTTCGCGACGACCGCGGTCGACACGCGTGCCGCCGTGCGCCTGGCCAAGCAGGGCGAGGGCTTCGTCATCGACCGCATCGCGCTGCAGCTCGACGCCGCCGTGCCCGGGATCGACGAGGCGATGTTCCAGCAACTGGCGCAGAGCGCGAAGGAGAACTGCCCGTTGTCGAAGGCGCTGGCCAGCGTGCCGAGCATCACGCTCGTGGCGACGCTGCGCCGTTGA
- a CDS encoding DUF2238 domain-containing protein, translating into MPPNTASLSLKGLWIYTAAVLALLLWSGIGPYERGTWLMEVAPVLIALPLLLATHRRFPLTPLLYGLIALHMAVLILGGHYTYARVPLGHWMQQWFGFERNHYDRIGHLMQGFVPAIVAREVLLRLTPLARPEMRGGWLFTLVTAVCLAISALYELIEWGAAEALGGGADEFLGTQGDPFDTQKDMFCAWLGAMAAQWLLARRHDRQLRALTVPNGP; encoded by the coding sequence ATGCCGCCGAACACTGCCAGCCTGTCGCTCAAGGGTCTGTGGATCTACACCGCCGCCGTGCTGGCGCTGCTGCTCTGGTCGGGCATCGGGCCGTACGAGCGCGGCACCTGGCTGATGGAGGTGGCACCGGTGCTGATCGCCCTGCCGCTGTTGCTGGCCACGCACCGGCGCTTCCCACTCACGCCGCTGCTCTACGGCCTGATCGCGCTGCACATGGCGGTGCTGATCCTTGGCGGCCACTACACCTACGCACGCGTGCCGCTCGGCCACTGGATGCAGCAGTGGTTCGGCTTCGAGCGCAACCACTACGACCGCATCGGACACCTGATGCAGGGCTTCGTGCCGGCCATCGTGGCGCGCGAAGTGCTGCTGCGGCTCACGCCCCTGGCGCGGCCCGAGATGCGCGGCGGCTGGCTGTTCACGCTGGTCACCGCCGTCTGCCTGGCGATCAGCGCGCTCTACGAGCTGATCGAGTGGGGCGCGGCCGAGGCGCTGGGCGGCGGCGCCGATGAGTTTCTCGGCACCCAGGGCGACCCCTTCGACACCCAGAAGGACATGTTCTGCGCGTGGCTCGGCGCGATGGCCGCTCAGTGGCTGCTGGCGCGCCGGCACGACCGGCAATTGCGGGCGCTGACCGTCCCGAACGGTCCCTGA
- a CDS encoding formate--tetrahydrofolate ligase, with amino-acid sequence MASDIEIAQKATLRRITQVASDKLGIADEHLEPYGHYKAKLSLDYVDSLKDRPNGKLILVTAISPTPAGEGKTTTTVGLGDALNRIGKKTLVCLREPSLGPVFGMKGGAAGGGHAQVVPMEDINLHFTGDFNAIQLANNLLAAMIDNHIHHGNELDIDVRRITWKRVLDMNDRALRDITCSLGGPGNGYPREDGFDIVVASEVMAIFCLATSIQDLKERLGNIVVGYTRQQKPVTARDLKAHGAMTVLLKDALKPNLVQTLENNPAILHGGPFANIAHGCNSVIATQTSLKLADYVVTEAGFGADLGAEKFIDIKCRKSGLRPDAVVLVATIRALKFHGGVDVKELNTENLDALEKGIANIERHVANIREHYGLPCVVSINNFTFDTPAELKLLQDRMAKHEVPVIVARHWAEGGKGAEDVARAVVEIVEKGQSGAAGFKFVYDESLPLMDKITAIATKIYGAAKVNASAKVAGEIKKLQDAGYGHYPVCVAKTQYSFSTNPSARGAPSGHTIDIREVRLAAGAEFIVMICGDVMTMPGLPKVPSAEKIDLGDDGKVVGLF; translated from the coding sequence ATGGCCTCCGACATCGAAATCGCCCAGAAAGCCACCCTCCGGCGCATCACCCAGGTGGCGAGCGACAAGCTCGGCATCGCCGACGAGCACCTGGAGCCCTACGGCCACTACAAGGCCAAGCTCTCGCTCGACTACGTGGATTCGCTGAAGGACCGCCCGAACGGCAAGCTGATCCTCGTCACCGCGATCAGCCCCACGCCGGCCGGCGAAGGCAAGACTACGACTACCGTGGGCCTGGGCGACGCGCTCAACCGCATCGGGAAGAAGACCCTGGTGTGCCTGCGCGAACCCTCGCTGGGCCCGGTGTTCGGCATGAAGGGCGGCGCGGCCGGCGGCGGCCATGCACAGGTGGTGCCGATGGAGGACATCAACCTGCACTTCACCGGCGACTTCAACGCGATCCAGCTGGCCAACAACCTGCTGGCCGCGATGATCGACAACCACATCCACCACGGCAACGAGCTCGACATCGACGTGCGGCGCATCACCTGGAAGCGCGTGCTCGACATGAACGACCGCGCGCTGCGCGACATCACCTGCTCGCTCGGCGGCCCCGGCAACGGCTACCCGCGCGAGGACGGCTTCGACATCGTGGTGGCCTCGGAGGTGATGGCGATCTTCTGCCTCGCCACGTCGATCCAGGACCTGAAGGAGCGCCTGGGCAACATCGTGGTCGGCTACACCCGCCAGCAGAAGCCGGTGACCGCGCGCGACCTCAAGGCCCATGGCGCGATGACCGTGCTGCTGAAGGACGCGCTCAAGCCCAACCTGGTGCAGACGCTGGAGAACAACCCGGCCATCCTGCACGGCGGGCCGTTCGCCAACATCGCGCACGGCTGCAACTCCGTGATCGCCACCCAGACCAGCCTGAAGCTGGCCGACTACGTGGTCACCGAGGCCGGCTTCGGCGCCGACCTGGGGGCCGAGAAGTTCATCGACATCAAGTGCCGCAAGTCCGGCCTGCGCCCCGACGCGGTGGTGCTGGTGGCCACCATCCGCGCGCTCAAGTTCCATGGCGGCGTCGACGTGAAGGAGCTCAACACCGAGAACCTCGACGCGCTGGAGAAGGGCATCGCCAACATCGAGCGCCACGTCGCCAACATCCGCGAGCACTACGGCCTGCCCTGCGTGGTGTCGATCAACAACTTCACCTTCGACACGCCGGCCGAGCTGAAGCTGCTGCAGGACCGCATGGCGAAGCACGAGGTGCCGGTGATCGTGGCGCGCCACTGGGCCGAGGGCGGCAAGGGCGCCGAGGACGTGGCGCGCGCGGTGGTCGAGATCGTCGAGAAGGGCCAGAGCGGCGCCGCGGGCTTCAAGTTCGTCTACGACGAGTCCCTGCCGCTGATGGACAAGATCACCGCGATCGCCACCAAGATCTACGGCGCGGCCAAGGTCAACGCCAGCGCCAAGGTGGCCGGCGAGATCAAGAAGCTGCAGGACGCCGGCTACGGCCACTACCCGGTGTGCGTGGCCAAGACCCAGTACTCGTTCTCGACCAACCCCAGTGCGCGCGGCGCACCGTCGGGCCACACGATCGACATCCGCGAGGTGCGCCTCGCCGCCGGCGCGGAGTTCATCGTGATGATCTGCGGCGACGTGATGACGATGCCCGGCCTGCCCAAGGTGCCGTCGGCCGAGAAGATCGACCTCGGCGACGACGGCAAGGTCGTCGGCCTGTTCTGA
- a CDS encoding transglutaminase-like domain-containing protein encodes MSSPPSAMPLSALLKPFRLSSRRAAERAFRVDCELTYEVDAPTDFVFLVHALKDAEQHIAGESIDFHSDSAFHVFADPTQGHRFTRVHVEAGRFTLLYRALVKKRPFTRDLRAPEQPIHELPDHVLHNLAPTRYCESDLLGRAAYKLFGHLPPGHARVQAIADWIFEHIEYAIGSTGPTTTAREVFVQRAGVCRDFAHLGVTFCRALNIPARLAVGYARFDEPPPDFHAVFEAWLGGRWVLFDPTRMSPVDDLVRIASGRDAKDVAFATLFGPARMLSMNPQIEAVGPQQLALADAGG; translated from the coding sequence ATGTCCTCCCCACCGTCCGCCATGCCGCTCTCCGCCCTCCTCAAACCGTTTCGGCTGTCCTCGCGGCGCGCCGCCGAGCGGGCCTTCCGGGTCGACTGCGAGCTGACCTACGAGGTCGATGCCCCGACCGACTTCGTGTTCCTGGTGCACGCGCTGAAGGACGCCGAGCAGCACATCGCCGGCGAATCGATCGACTTCCACAGCGACTCCGCCTTCCACGTCTTCGCCGACCCCACGCAGGGGCACCGCTTCACGCGCGTGCACGTCGAGGCCGGCCGCTTCACGCTGCTGTACCGGGCCCTGGTGAAGAAGCGGCCGTTCACGCGCGATCTGCGCGCCCCCGAGCAGCCGATCCACGAGTTGCCCGACCACGTGCTCCACAACCTGGCGCCCACGCGCTACTGCGAGTCGGACCTGCTGGGCCGCGCCGCCTACAAGCTGTTCGGTCACCTGCCACCCGGCCATGCGCGGGTCCAGGCGATCGCCGACTGGATCTTCGAGCACATCGAGTACGCGATCGGCTCGACCGGACCCACCACCACGGCGCGCGAGGTGTTCGTGCAGCGCGCCGGCGTGTGCCGCGATTTCGCCCACCTGGGCGTCACCTTCTGTCGCGCGCTCAACATCCCGGCGCGGCTGGCGGTCGGCTATGCGCGTTTCGACGAGCCGCCCCCCGACTTTCACGCGGTGTTCGAGGCCTGGCTGGGCGGCCGCTGGGTGCTGTTCGACCCGACGCGGATGTCGCCGGTGGACGATCTGGTCCGCATCGCCAGCGGCCGCGACGCCAAGGACGTGGCCTTCGCCACGCTGTTCGGCCCGGCCCGCATGCTGAGCATGAACCCGCAGATCGAGGCGGTGGGCCCGCAGCAGCTGGCGCTCGCCGACGCCGGCGGCTGA
- a CDS encoding vWA domain-containing protein produces MGLDFVQPLLLLLLPLAALPLLRRRSDTLVYSAIAWLPVDRIGRIAGFLWRAFAVAAMAAVVIGLAGPGQSGAQVLRTGRGAEILILMDRSSSMDANVVPKDVKAGGQFNASMPTKSQVVRELLSEFVAKRPDDRFAFMAFSTSPMRIVPFTQQGDVIQAGLAATGVGRGLPDTHMGSALLAAIGEFEGRPYAGSRVILVVSDGGAQLDETTRQRIEAGLVRQKIGLYWIYIRSNPNSPDLTTDAVGSLDSVEELALHSFFRTLPTPYRLFQTDDASAMAAAMAEIDRLQNFPLSVVERVPRRDFSSACYGVALLCCLGLLVCRALQLPSWAPAWRDGRSAS; encoded by the coding sequence ATGGGCCTCGACTTCGTCCAGCCGCTACTCCTGCTGCTGCTTCCGCTGGCGGCGCTGCCGCTGCTGCGCCGCCGCAGCGACACGCTGGTCTACTCGGCCATCGCCTGGCTGCCGGTCGACCGCATCGGGCGCATCGCCGGCTTCCTGTGGCGCGCCTTCGCGGTCGCGGCGATGGCCGCGGTGGTGATCGGCCTGGCCGGGCCGGGGCAGTCGGGTGCGCAGGTGCTGCGCACCGGGCGCGGCGCCGAGATCCTGATCCTGATGGACCGCAGCAGCAGCATGGACGCCAACGTGGTGCCCAAGGATGTGAAGGCCGGAGGGCAGTTCAACGCCAGCATGCCGACCAAGAGCCAGGTGGTGCGCGAGCTGTTGAGCGAGTTCGTCGCGAAGCGGCCCGACGACCGCTTCGCGTTCATGGCCTTCAGCACCAGCCCGATGCGCATCGTGCCGTTCACGCAGCAGGGCGACGTGATCCAGGCCGGCCTGGCCGCCACCGGCGTGGGCCGCGGCCTGCCCGACACCCACATGGGCAGCGCGCTGCTGGCGGCGATCGGCGAGTTCGAAGGCCGGCCGTATGCCGGCAGCCGCGTGATCCTGGTGGTGTCCGACGGTGGCGCGCAGCTCGACGAGACCACGCGCCAGCGCATCGAGGCCGGGCTGGTGCGGCAGAAGATCGGTCTGTACTGGATCTACATCCGCAGCAATCCCAACTCGCCCGACCTGACGACCGACGCGGTCGGCAGCCTCGACTCGGTGGAAGAGCTGGCGTTGCACAGCTTCTTCCGCACGCTGCCCACGCCCTATCGGCTGTTCCAGACCGACGACGCCAGCGCGATGGCGGCGGCGATGGCCGAGATCGACCGCCTGCAGAACTTTCCGCTGTCGGTGGTGGAGCGGGTGCCGCGGCGCGACTTCAGTTCGGCCTGCTACGGCGTGGCGCTGCTGTGCTGCCTGGGCCTGCTGGTCTGCCGGGCGCTGCAGTTGCCGAGTTGGGCGCCGGCGTGGCGCGACGGACGGAGTGCGTCATGA